The Methylacidimicrobium sp. B4 genome contains a region encoding:
- a CDS encoding UbiA-like polyprenyltransferase — protein MRTVGSPATRLANLLGLIKFSHTLFALPFALAAMLVAARGLPSAKVLLGILLCMVGARTAAMAFNRYVDWEIDRQNPRTVERSRLASRAETLALCLAGLAVFGVGLLFLNGLCRLFAPVAIAVVLGYSYAKRFTSLCHAFLGLALALAPLGAWAAVRGELTSVAPYLLAASVLAWTFGFDLIYALQDQEVDRRLGLYSFPARFGTAATLRAARLLHGSAWVGWIAFGLQAGLSGAYWWACAISGVALLYEHRLCRGKDGEKDGRALNMAFFEVNVAVSLLLLLGVVGSLWL, from the coding sequence ATGAGGACCGTCGGCTCTCCGGCAACGCGCCTGGCCAACCTTCTGGGGCTGATCAAGTTCAGTCACACGCTCTTTGCGCTCCCCTTTGCCCTGGCCGCCATGCTGGTCGCGGCCCGAGGGCTCCCCTCCGCGAAGGTTCTTTTGGGAATCCTGCTCTGCATGGTGGGCGCGCGGACCGCCGCCATGGCCTTCAACCGGTATGTCGATTGGGAGATCGACCGCCAGAATCCCCGGACGGTGGAGCGAAGCCGGCTGGCGAGTCGAGCGGAAACCCTGGCTCTCTGCCTCGCCGGGCTCGCCGTTTTCGGCGTCGGCCTCTTGTTCCTCAACGGGCTCTGCCGACTTTTCGCCCCGGTGGCGATCGCGGTCGTCCTCGGCTACTCCTACGCGAAGCGCTTCACCTCCCTTTGTCATGCCTTCCTGGGGCTCGCTCTCGCCCTGGCCCCGCTTGGAGCATGGGCAGCGGTACGAGGAGAGTTGACGAGCGTCGCTCCCTACCTGCTTGCGGCTTCGGTGCTCGCCTGGACCTTCGGGTTTGATCTGATCTACGCACTGCAGGATCAGGAGGTCGACCGCCGGCTCGGGCTCTACTCCTTTCCCGCCCGGTTCGGGACGGCCGCCACGCTTCGGGCGGCGCGCCTTCTTCACGGGTCCGCTTGGGTCGGATGGATCGCTTTCGGCTTGCAGGCGGGTCTTTCAGGAGCATATTGGTGGGCTTGCGCGATCTCCGGGGTGGCCCTCCTCTACGAACATCGCCTCTGTCGGGGTAAGGATGGGGAGAAGGATGGGCGAGCCCTGAACATGGCGTTTTTCGAAGTCAACGTGGCGGTGAGCTTGCTTCTTCTGCTGGGGGTTGTCGGGAGCCTATGGCTGTGA
- a CDS encoding UbiX family flavin prenyltransferase, with the protein MRLVVAVTGASGAVYAQRLLSFLEAGDHEVHVVVSDCARQVAREELEKGGLAIPPRFSVHGQRSLEAPFLSGSNRFSAMIIIPCSMGTAGRIAHGVSEGAIGRAADVFLKERRPLLLVPRETPWNLIHARNMVTLIEAGAVVIPACPSFYGKPQSVLALVDTVVARVLDHLQIPHDLAVRWKEKKA; encoded by the coding sequence ATGCGCCTCGTCGTCGCGGTAACCGGAGCCAGTGGTGCCGTCTATGCGCAGAGGCTCCTTTCGTTCCTGGAGGCCGGGGATCACGAGGTCCACGTGGTCGTCAGCGACTGCGCGCGTCAAGTGGCCAGAGAGGAGCTGGAGAAGGGCGGCCTCGCCATTCCTCCCCGGTTCTCGGTTCATGGTCAGCGCTCACTGGAGGCTCCGTTCTTGAGCGGGTCGAACCGTTTTTCGGCGATGATCATCATCCCCTGCTCGATGGGCACGGCGGGGCGGATCGCGCATGGCGTCTCGGAAGGGGCGATCGGGCGAGCGGCGGACGTCTTCCTCAAGGAACGGAGGCCTCTCCTCCTCGTTCCCCGGGAGACTCCGTGGAATTTGATCCATGCGCGGAACATGGTGACCCTCATCGAAGCGGGTGCGGTTGTGATTCCCGCCTGCCCTTCGTTCTACGGGAAGCCCCAGAGCGTTCTCGCTCTCGTGGACACCGTGGTCGCCCGTGTCCTCGACCACCTGCAGATCCCCCACGATCTGGCCGTCCGGTGGAAGGAGAAAAAAGCATGA
- a CDS encoding HisA/HisF-related TIM barrel protein, whose protein sequence is MKLFAAIDLLGGKVVRLRQGKRDSATVYSDDPLATALRWEEEGADGLHIVDLAGAFSGASSSLPWVEAIAKRVRIPIQFGGGLRTQEAVEEALRRGSSRVVIGTRAWEEDGFLPKLAGRFGSERLVLALDARNGEVRIAGWERGTGKKLIDAARYAQGHGAGFLLYTDVSVDGMLSGPDLERTRQLVESIHLPIFASGGIGKPGDLRALQQIPRLYGAVLGRAIYEKTVSLRDWRAEAGGKNA, encoded by the coding sequence ATGAAGCTCTTTGCTGCCATCGACTTGCTCGGGGGAAAGGTCGTCCGCCTCCGGCAGGGAAAGCGGGATTCCGCTACCGTCTATTCCGACGATCCGCTGGCTACGGCCCTTCGCTGGGAAGAGGAGGGAGCGGATGGCCTGCACATCGTCGACCTGGCGGGAGCGTTTTCCGGCGCCTCCTCCTCCCTGCCCTGGGTCGAAGCGATCGCAAAACGGGTTCGGATTCCCATTCAATTCGGCGGCGGGCTCCGGACGCAAGAAGCCGTCGAAGAAGCCCTCCGGCGCGGATCCTCGCGGGTGGTCATCGGTACCCGGGCGTGGGAAGAGGATGGTTTCCTTCCGAAGCTCGCAGGCCGCTTCGGCTCGGAGCGGCTCGTCCTCGCCTTGGACGCCCGCAACGGGGAAGTCCGGATTGCTGGCTGGGAGCGCGGCACGGGAAAGAAGCTGATCGACGCGGCCCGGTATGCCCAGGGTCACGGCGCGGGCTTCCTCCTCTACACCGATGTCTCCGTCGATGGCATGCTCTCCGGCCCGGACCTGGAGCGAACCCGGCAGCTGGTCGAATCGATCCACCTCCCGATCTTCGCCTCGGGCGGGATCGGGAAGCCCGGCGATCTCCGCGCCCTGCAGCAAATTCCACGCCTCTACGGGGCGGTCCTGGGCCGAGCGATCTACGAAAAGACGGTCTCCCTGCGCGATTGGCGCGCGGAAGCCGGCGGAAAGAACGCTTAG
- the hisH gene encoding imidazole glycerol phosphate synthase subunit HisH: MSSLSPQPAAADSRPLLGVVDYGMGNLRSVEKALAFVGAAPRRVMKPDDLADLAGVVLPGVGAFGDCAARLKETGLWSPLRAWAGGGRPFLGICLGYQLLFEGSAESPGIAGFGLIPGQVVRFPGGVGKVPQIGWNTIRIVRESAFTREVQSGDFVYFVHSYYPVPQDPQWVALETDYGVPFASGACRDALFAVQFHPEKSQRVGLQLLRNFVRVAARHEAAPRSTS, encoded by the coding sequence TTGAGCTCCCTTTCTCCTCAACCCGCTGCCGCCGACTCCCGCCCTCTTCTGGGCGTCGTCGATTACGGCATGGGCAACCTCCGGAGCGTGGAAAAAGCGCTCGCGTTCGTCGGGGCGGCCCCCCGGCGGGTCATGAAGCCGGATGACTTGGCCGATCTGGCCGGTGTCGTCCTTCCTGGGGTCGGCGCGTTTGGCGACTGCGCCGCGCGGCTGAAGGAAACCGGGTTGTGGAGCCCGCTCCGGGCGTGGGCGGGTGGCGGAAGGCCGTTCCTCGGCATCTGCCTGGGCTACCAGCTCCTCTTCGAAGGAAGCGCCGAAAGCCCGGGGATTGCCGGGTTCGGGCTCATTCCCGGCCAGGTGGTCCGCTTTCCGGGAGGGGTCGGGAAGGTCCCCCAAATCGGCTGGAACACGATCCGGATCGTCCGCGAAAGCGCCTTCACCCGGGAGGTCCAGTCGGGAGATTTCGTCTATTTCGTTCACAGCTACTACCCGGTGCCCCAGGACCCGCAATGGGTCGCCCTCGAGACCGATTATGGCGTGCCCTTCGCCAGCGGTGCCTGCCGCGATGCGCTCTTCGCGGTCCAGTTTCACCCGGAAAAGAGCCAGCGGGTCGGCTTGCAGCTCTTGCGCAACTTCGTCCGAGTCGCCGCCCGCCACGAGGCGGCCCCTCGATCCACCTCATGA
- the dapF gene encoding diaminopimelate epimerase — protein MKIHFTKMTGAGNDFVVVDNRDGRLRLRPDQIARLCDRHFGIGADGMLVAEADGRQDRIRMRYYNADGGEASLCGNGARCFARFLEPLVREQEGGRLSFLTGAGLIEATFAGGEVSITMPDPGESRLRQLVSTRHGPLEVHWIHTGVPHLVVFVQSVKSIDVEELGRELRWLPDFAPEGVNADFVELLGSNRIAVRTYERGVEAETLACGTGVTASALVAHRVKGHSSPVSVLVRSGDWLRVGFERTGDRLHGVRLEGPARAVFTGEMEVGE, from the coding sequence ATGAAGATCCACTTTACGAAAATGACCGGGGCCGGCAATGACTTTGTCGTGGTCGACAATCGGGACGGTCGCCTCCGGTTGCGTCCGGACCAGATCGCCCGGCTCTGCGATCGCCACTTCGGCATCGGCGCCGACGGGATGCTCGTCGCGGAAGCCGACGGCAGGCAAGACCGCATCCGGATGCGCTACTACAACGCCGACGGGGGCGAGGCCTCCCTTTGCGGCAACGGAGCCCGCTGCTTCGCCCGTTTCTTGGAGCCTCTGGTGAGGGAACAGGAGGGCGGTCGGCTCTCCTTTCTCACCGGTGCCGGGCTCATCGAGGCGACCTTTGCCGGCGGGGAGGTCTCCATTACGATGCCCGATCCCGGAGAGTCGCGGTTGCGGCAGCTCGTTTCCACCCGGCATGGACCGCTGGAGGTGCACTGGATTCATACCGGAGTGCCGCATCTGGTCGTCTTCGTGCAGAGCGTCAAGAGCATCGACGTCGAGGAGCTGGGTCGAGAGCTCCGGTGGCTCCCGGATTTCGCGCCCGAAGGGGTTAATGCCGATTTCGTGGAGCTGCTGGGGTCCAACCGGATCGCGGTACGGACCTATGAACGAGGGGTCGAGGCGGAGACGCTCGCGTGCGGAACCGGCGTCACCGCCTCCGCCCTTGTGGCTCATCGTGTCAAAGGGCATTCCTCGCCGGTATCGGTCCTGGTTCGAAGCGGAGATTGGCTGCGCGTCGGATTCGAGCGGACGGGCGATCGACTTCATGGGGTTCGGCTCGAGGGGCCGGCCAGGGCGGTCTTTACGGGAGAGATGGAGGTGGGAGAATGA
- the mqnE gene encoding aminofutalosine synthase MqnE → MAVTALWDACRKAEIADIAERVAAGERIDEGCALRLFTCPDPNAVGALADLVSRRKNGVRGSYLVNRYLNYSNICLLSCRFCAFYRRAGEPGAFLYSVEELAEQAVQSWRNGAVEVHCVGGLHPKLPFSYYRDLISAIKERCPGMMVKAFTAVEIRHLAHRIARRSIPEVLEDLAASGLDSLTGGGAEIFDAEVRDQICRGKESAEEWLEVHRIWHGMGKKSTATMLFGHVETLAHRVDHLRRLRELQQETRGFCGFVPFAFEPANTKLSHLRRASPLDTLRTLSVSRIYLDNVDHITSYWISSGLSLGQVALSFGADDLHGTIEEEKIFHMAGSRSPVSQTADALASAIRESGREPVARDTYYRFASVTRPAGEAVGAGCPSSIANPAPVC, encoded by the coding sequence ATGGCTGTGACAGCCCTTTGGGATGCCTGTCGTAAGGCCGAGATCGCGGACATCGCTGAGCGGGTCGCCGCGGGGGAGAGGATCGACGAGGGGTGCGCCCTGCGGCTCTTCACCTGCCCGGATCCCAATGCGGTCGGCGCGCTGGCCGATCTGGTCTCCCGCCGCAAGAACGGGGTGCGCGGATCCTATCTCGTCAATCGCTATCTCAACTACTCCAACATCTGCCTTTTGAGCTGCCGCTTTTGCGCGTTCTACCGCCGCGCGGGCGAGCCGGGTGCCTTCCTCTATTCGGTCGAGGAGCTTGCCGAGCAGGCCGTGCAGTCATGGAGAAACGGGGCGGTCGAAGTGCACTGCGTGGGAGGCCTTCATCCCAAGCTGCCGTTTTCCTATTACCGGGATCTGATCTCCGCAATCAAGGAGCGTTGCCCCGGGATGATGGTCAAGGCATTCACCGCTGTGGAGATCCGCCACTTGGCGCATCGAATCGCCCGCCGCTCCATCCCGGAGGTTCTCGAGGATCTCGCCGCCTCGGGCCTCGATTCCCTCACGGGCGGTGGAGCCGAAATTTTCGATGCCGAGGTTCGAGATCAGATTTGTCGGGGGAAGGAGAGCGCCGAGGAGTGGCTCGAAGTTCATCGGATCTGGCACGGGATGGGGAAGAAGAGTACCGCTACGATGCTCTTCGGCCATGTGGAGACGCTGGCTCACCGCGTCGATCACCTGCGGCGCTTGCGCGAGCTGCAGCAGGAGACCCGGGGCTTTTGCGGCTTCGTCCCGTTTGCCTTCGAGCCGGCTAATACGAAGCTTTCCCACCTCCGGAGGGCGAGTCCCTTGGATACCCTGCGCACTCTCTCGGTCAGCCGCATCTATCTCGACAACGTCGACCACATCACCTCGTACTGGATCAGCTCGGGCCTGTCCCTGGGCCAGGTCGCCCTTTCGTTTGGAGCGGACGATCTCCATGGGACGATCGAGGAGGAAAAGATCTTTCACATGGCGGGCTCGAGGAGCCCTGTTTCGCAAACTGCCGACGCCCTCGCATCGGCGATCCGGGAGAGTGGTCGCGAGCCGGTGGCGCGGGACACCTACTACCGGTTTGCTTCGGTCACCCGCCCGGCCGGAGAAGCGGTCGGAGCGGGGTGCCCGAGCTCGATCGCGAATCCGGCGCCGGTTTGCTAG
- the dapA gene encoding 4-hydroxy-tetrahydrodipicolinate synthase: MKLLGTYTALVTPFRGGAVDEEALRLLVEAQIEGGVAGLVPVGTTGESPTLTHEEHVRVIAKTVEFTAGRVTVLAGTGSNSTAEAIELTRAAEAVGADGALLVAPYYNKPSQAGLYAHFAAIAQSTRLPLVLYSIPGRCGVEIAVETVEALAQGHKSIIGLKEAGGSVDRLSQLRQRLPDDFALLSGDDSLTLPFLSVGAVGVVSVASNLLPRAVVDLVQSFLSGRLAEAERLHRRLYPLFRDLFVETNPVPIKTALSLRGRIAPDVRLPLVPLQPSSRARLEKTLSLVGME; the protein is encoded by the coding sequence ATGAAGCTTTTGGGAACCTATACCGCGCTTGTGACGCCGTTTCGCGGAGGTGCGGTCGATGAGGAGGCCTTGCGACTCTTGGTGGAGGCGCAGATCGAGGGAGGGGTGGCCGGGCTCGTACCCGTGGGGACAACCGGAGAGTCTCCCACGCTGACCCACGAGGAGCATGTCCGGGTCATTGCCAAGACGGTTGAGTTCACTGCCGGGCGGGTGACCGTTCTCGCAGGCACGGGCTCCAACAGCACGGCAGAGGCGATCGAGCTGACTCGGGCTGCCGAAGCGGTGGGCGCCGATGGCGCGCTCCTTGTTGCCCCCTATTACAACAAGCCGAGCCAGGCCGGGCTCTATGCCCATTTCGCGGCGATCGCCCAGAGTACGCGGCTGCCTCTTGTCCTCTACAGCATCCCCGGTCGGTGCGGGGTCGAGATTGCGGTGGAGACTGTCGAAGCGCTGGCGCAAGGACACAAGAGCATCATCGGACTCAAGGAGGCGGGCGGCTCCGTCGACCGGCTCAGCCAGCTGCGTCAACGGCTTCCCGACGATTTCGCCCTGCTGAGCGGGGACGATTCGCTGACGCTGCCGTTCCTGAGCGTGGGTGCGGTGGGGGTGGTCAGCGTTGCCTCCAATCTTCTGCCCAGGGCGGTCGTCGATCTCGTGCAAAGCTTCCTTTCGGGTAGGCTTGCGGAAGCCGAGCGGCTCCATCGCCGTCTCTATCCGCTCTTCCGCGACCTGTTCGTGGAAACCAACCCGGTGCCGATCAAGACGGCGCTCTCGCTTCGCGGACGGATCGCGCCCGACGTCCGGCTTCCTCTGGTCCCTCTCCAGCCGAGCAGCCGGGCGCGGCTCGAAAAGACGCTCTCGCTCGTGGGAATGGAATAG
- the dapB gene encoding 4-hydroxy-tetrahydrodipicolinate reductase codes for MIRLTVVGAKGRMGTAVLEQARMAGEWEIAGAIDQGDPLAPALAASDVIIDFSAHGFSAELAEASAKAGKALVIGTTGHLPEEALRMRRAGERIPIVWAPNFSTGVNLLFYLVRKAATVLGEEFDPEIVEAHHRAKRDAPSGTARRLAEIIAEVRGVALEKAARHGREGESGLREAGEIGIHAIRGGRIVGLHTVLFAGPGEVVELTHRAETRDTFALGSLRAARWAVGKPPGIYSMEDVLGLAER; via the coding sequence ATGATTCGTCTGACGGTGGTCGGCGCCAAGGGGCGCATGGGGACGGCGGTTCTGGAGCAGGCGCGCATGGCGGGCGAATGGGAGATTGCGGGAGCGATCGATCAAGGGGATCCGCTCGCTCCGGCGCTCGCCGCGAGCGACGTCATCATCGACTTCAGCGCGCACGGCTTTTCTGCGGAGCTCGCGGAGGCGAGTGCCAAGGCGGGCAAGGCGCTCGTGATCGGGACAACCGGCCATCTGCCCGAGGAGGCCCTTCGGATGCGCCGGGCAGGTGAGAGGATTCCGATCGTCTGGGCGCCCAACTTTTCTACGGGGGTCAACCTGCTTTTCTACCTCGTGCGGAAGGCGGCCACGGTTCTCGGGGAGGAGTTCGATCCCGAGATCGTGGAAGCCCATCATCGGGCCAAACGCGACGCGCCCAGCGGAACCGCTCGCCGCTTGGCGGAAATTATCGCGGAGGTGCGCGGGGTCGCGCTCGAAAAGGCCGCGCGCCACGGAAGGGAGGGGGAGAGCGGTCTGCGGGAGGCGGGGGAGATCGGGATCCACGCGATTCGCGGCGGGCGGATCGTGGGACTCCATACCGTCCTCTTCGCGGGCCCAGGAGAAGTCGTGGAGCTTACGCACCGGGCCGAGACAAGGGATACCTTCGCCCTGGGCTCCCTTCGGGCGGCACGCTGGGCGGTGGGAAAGCCTCCCGGAATCTACTCGATGGAGGATGTTCTCGGGCTGGCCGAGAGATAG